Proteins from a genomic interval of Candidatus Thorarchaeota archaeon:
- a CDS encoding DoxX family membrane protein, with protein sequence MVMQLTRNQQILFMVMIVVDVILGSLFALAFMPVWLQPEATLIVPSFNLYMAPLAITSLLALPTVFFLQMIWNDKFGNQVYLLPLRLGLAYEFLHGGLEKLLDTTYLASPGLIQLGANAAPSEWVKGVMAMMLPNYAFFLLLIAVGELLVGLSMLFGGMTRLGAIGGILLQLVFLILLGWLSPSTFGVNFIGVFAFLLVGMHRAGRYLGLDYFLARSLEARKENKAAHVLLLMT encoded by the coding sequence ATGGTGATGCAACTGACTCGCAACCAACAAATTCTGTTCATGGTCATGATTGTTGTCGATGTGATACTTGGCTCTCTGTTTGCCCTGGCGTTCATGCCTGTGTGGTTGCAACCAGAGGCCACTCTCATTGTCCCCAGTTTCAATCTCTACATGGCACCTCTGGCAATCACAAGTCTGCTCGCCCTGCCGACCGTGTTCTTCCTTCAGATGATCTGGAACGACAAGTTTGGGAACCAGGTGTACCTATTACCGCTACGACTTGGCCTGGCTTACGAGTTTCTCCACGGTGGACTCGAGAAGCTGCTGGACACCACCTATCTGGCCAGTCCCGGTCTGATTCAGCTGGGCGCCAATGCTGCTCCCAGTGAATGGGTAAAGGGAGTAATGGCAATGATGCTGCCCAACTATGCGTTCTTCCTGCTGCTGATTGCAGTTGGCGAACTGCTGGTCGGGCTCTCCATGCTGTTCGGAGGTATGACTAGGCTTGGCGCAATCGGAGGCATACTGCTTCAACTCGTGTTCTTGATTCTCTTGGGCTGGTTAAGTCCCTCGACGTTCGGAGTGAACTTCATCGGTGTGTTCGCCTTTCTCTTGGTGGGAATGCATCGGGCTGGACGTTATCTCGGCTTGGACTACTTCTTGGCGCGCAGTCTGGAGGCCCGGAAGGAGAACAAGGCAGCACATGTGCTGCTTCTCATGACCTAG